One segment of Burkholderia multivorans ATCC BAA-247 DNA contains the following:
- a CDS encoding LysR family transcriptional regulator: MSTPTLKQLDAFYWAATCANFATAAQRLHLSVSSLSKRINELEQVLGRTLFDRSGYRATLTQDGESLLPTALRVLESVATIQDTFGQHNGLSGRLRFGVGELSAMTWLPRFVAAVQKLHGQLQLEPHVDVGEALEEKVDAGELDFAVVAGRSSRSSIVSQPVAEARFAWMAAERLVGRQRTLTPALLARHALVTLPAGSGVTRILDEWLLARGIDSPRHITCNNWFAVAGMLREGVGIGFLPTAWEASRAGGTLVRLTSQPALSPLHYAFQWRRGDLRATIPAMLALVRLHVAFDVPLA; this comes from the coding sequence ATGTCGACGCCGACGCTCAAGCAGCTCGATGCCTTTTATTGGGCCGCGACCTGCGCCAATTTCGCCACGGCCGCGCAGCGGCTTCATTTGTCCGTGTCGTCGTTGTCGAAGCGGATCAACGAACTCGAACAGGTACTCGGGCGGACGCTGTTCGACCGAAGCGGCTATCGCGCCACGCTGACTCAGGACGGCGAAAGTCTGTTGCCGACGGCGCTGCGCGTGCTCGAATCGGTCGCGACGATCCAGGACACCTTCGGTCAGCACAACGGACTGTCGGGGCGACTACGCTTCGGCGTCGGCGAGTTGTCGGCGATGACCTGGCTGCCGCGTTTCGTCGCCGCCGTTCAAAAGCTGCACGGCCAGCTGCAGCTCGAGCCGCATGTCGACGTCGGCGAGGCGCTCGAGGAGAAGGTCGACGCAGGCGAGCTGGACTTCGCGGTGGTCGCGGGTCGCTCGTCGCGCAGTAGCATCGTGTCCCAGCCGGTGGCGGAAGCGCGATTCGCCTGGATGGCCGCCGAGCGGCTCGTCGGCCGTCAGCGCACACTGACACCGGCCCTGCTCGCGCGGCATGCGCTCGTGACGCTGCCCGCCGGGTCGGGCGTCACGCGCATTCTGGACGAGTGGCTGCTGGCGCGCGGTATCGACAGTCCGCGCCACATTACGTGCAACAACTGGTTCGCCGTGGCCGGCATGTTGCGCGAAGGCGTCGGCATCGGCTTTCTGCCGACGGCATGGGAGGCGTCGCGCGCGGGCGGCACGCTGGTCCGTCTGACGAGTCAGCCGGCGTTGTCGCCGCTGCATTACGCATTTCAGTGGCGGCGCGGCGACCTGCGCGCGACGATTCCGGCCATGCTGGCGCTCGTGCGGCTGCACGTGGCGTTCGACGTTCCGCTTGCATGA
- a CDS encoding MFS transporter codes for MSWYSNMSVTERRTFISAAGGWAMDALDFMVFTFVITTLISIFKIDSTQAGLLATVTLLFSAIGGWIAGILADRYGRVRILQATILWFSGCTVAIGFAQNFEQIFVLRALQGLGFGGEWAVGSVLMGEIVRTEFRGRAVGTVQSAWSIGWGIAAIVYTVLFSWLPEDYAWRALFWVGALPALLVLYIRKGVPEPEVFQRTRKQEQASNKRTSIWTIFSPSLIKTTALTSLLCTGVQGGYYAVTTWLPTFLKTERHLSVVGTGGYLLVVILGSFVGYLTGAWLTDRAGRRANLLIFAMLSGISIYAYTQLRLTNDQMLILGFPLGFAASGIFSGMGAYLTELFPSAVRANGQGFAYNFGRGLGALFPSLVGYLAHGYGLGMAIGMFAGGAYLVVLITALLLPETKGREIS; via the coding sequence ATGAGCTGGTACAGCAACATGTCCGTCACCGAAAGGCGGACCTTCATTTCCGCGGCGGGCGGCTGGGCGATGGACGCGCTCGACTTCATGGTGTTCACGTTCGTGATCACGACGCTGATCTCGATTTTCAAGATCGACAGCACGCAGGCCGGCCTGCTGGCCACCGTCACGTTGCTGTTCTCGGCCATCGGCGGCTGGATCGCCGGCATCCTCGCCGACCGCTACGGGCGTGTACGCATCCTGCAGGCGACGATCCTCTGGTTTTCCGGCTGCACGGTGGCGATCGGCTTCGCGCAGAATTTCGAACAGATCTTCGTCCTGCGGGCTCTGCAAGGGCTGGGCTTCGGCGGCGAATGGGCGGTCGGCTCGGTGCTGATGGGCGAGATCGTTCGGACCGAATTCCGCGGGCGAGCCGTCGGCACCGTGCAGAGCGCCTGGTCGATCGGCTGGGGGATCGCGGCCATCGTCTACACCGTTCTGTTTTCCTGGCTGCCCGAAGACTATGCATGGCGTGCGCTGTTCTGGGTCGGCGCGCTGCCGGCGCTGCTGGTGCTGTACATCCGCAAGGGCGTGCCGGAACCTGAAGTATTCCAGCGTACCCGCAAGCAGGAGCAAGCCAGCAACAAGCGCACGTCCATCTGGACGATCTTCTCGCCGTCGCTGATCAAGACGACGGCGCTGACCTCGTTGCTGTGTACCGGCGTTCAGGGCGGCTACTACGCGGTGACCACGTGGCTGCCCACGTTCCTGAAAACCGAGCGTCACCTGTCGGTGGTCGGCACGGGCGGCTATCTGCTGGTCGTCATTCTAGGATCGTTCGTCGGCTATCTCACCGGCGCATGGCTGACCGACCGCGCCGGCCGCCGCGCGAACCTGCTGATCTTCGCGATGCTGTCCGGCATCAGTATCTACGCCTATACGCAGCTTCGACTCACCAACGACCAGATGCTGATCCTCGGATTCCCGCTCGGCTTCGCGGCCTCGGGCATCTTCAGCGGCATGGGCGCTTACCTGACCGAACTGTTTCCGTCTGCCGTGCGCGCCAACGGACAAGGCTTTGCGTACAACTTCGGGCGCGGCCTCGGCGCGCTGTTTCCGAGCCTCGTCGGGTATCTCGCCCACGGTTACGGGCTCGGCATGGCGATCGGCATGTTCGCGGGCGGCGCCTATCTCGTCGTGCTGATCACTGCGTTGCTCCTGCCGGAAACGAAGGGACGCGAAATCAGCTGA
- a CDS encoding amidohydrolase family protein, which translates to MTEPARSGAEFRCAAPLPDVDPPAFEMPRGAVDTHAHVISTSPDYPMVAQRSYTPPEASEQQYLAMLDAVGCTYGVLVQVSVHGTDNRYMLQALRRHPQRLRGIAVVPPEISDRELEAMHEAGVRGLRINVLFGGGIGFAAMETLAHRIKDLGWHMQFLMDVKTLPELMPRMARLPITGIVDHMGHTPVAAGLASPGFAALRELVVGHGFWVKLSGAYRISDRFPTFDDVTPFAQALIDDAPDRIVWGSDWPHVSLEAARMPNTGHLRNLLAQWAPDAAMRRRILVDNPARLYGFPRGNP; encoded by the coding sequence ATGACTGAACCGGCTCGTTCCGGCGCCGAGTTTCGATGCGCCGCCCCTTTACCCGATGTCGATCCGCCCGCGTTCGAGATGCCTCGGGGCGCCGTCGATACGCATGCGCACGTGATTTCGACCAGCCCCGACTATCCGATGGTCGCACAACGCAGTTACACACCGCCGGAGGCGTCGGAACAGCAATACCTCGCGATGCTCGACGCGGTCGGCTGCACCTATGGCGTGCTGGTTCAGGTCAGCGTGCACGGCACCGACAATCGCTACATGCTGCAGGCGCTGCGCCGTCATCCGCAGCGGCTGCGCGGCATCGCCGTCGTGCCGCCCGAAATCAGCGACCGGGAACTCGAGGCCATGCACGAGGCTGGCGTGCGCGGGCTGCGCATCAACGTGCTGTTCGGCGGCGGCATCGGCTTCGCCGCGATGGAGACGCTGGCGCACCGCATCAAGGATCTGGGCTGGCACATGCAGTTCCTGATGGACGTGAAGACGCTGCCTGAACTGATGCCGCGCATGGCGAGGCTGCCGATCACCGGCATCGTCGATCACATGGGCCATACGCCCGTCGCCGCGGGGCTGGCTTCACCGGGATTCGCCGCCCTTCGCGAACTGGTGGTCGGGCATGGCTTCTGGGTCAAGCTGTCCGGCGCTTACCGGATCAGCGATCGCTTCCCGACTTTCGACGACGTGACGCCGTTCGCGCAGGCACTGATCGACGACGCGCCCGACCGGATCGTCTGGGGCAGCGACTGGCCGCATGTGTCGCTGGAAGCGGCCAGGATGCCCAACACCGGCCACCTGCGCAACCTGCTCGCGCAGTGGGCGCCCGACGCAGCAATGCGGCGCCGGATTCTCGTCGACAACCCGGCCCGCCTGTACGGTTTCCCGCGCGGCAATCCATAA
- a CDS encoding (2Fe-2S)-binding protein, with protein sequence MNLDVNRQAMNIDCDPSTPLLWVLRDHLNLTGTKFGCGVAACGACTVHLDGAAVRSCVLPVAAVAGKRITTIEGLAESPGKRHALQQAWIDEQVPQCGYCQSGMLMAAADLLARQPDPTDADIDAAITNLCRCGTYPRVRMAIKRAAKALREGRA encoded by the coding sequence ATGAATCTTGACGTCAACCGCCAAGCGATGAACATCGATTGCGACCCGTCCACGCCGTTGCTGTGGGTGCTACGCGACCACTTGAACCTGACGGGGACGAAGTTCGGCTGCGGCGTTGCAGCGTGCGGCGCGTGTACCGTGCATCTGGACGGTGCGGCGGTGCGATCTTGCGTCCTCCCGGTGGCAGCGGTTGCCGGCAAGCGCATCACCACGATCGAAGGGCTGGCCGAATCGCCGGGCAAGCGCCATGCGTTGCAGCAGGCCTGGATCGACGAACAGGTACCGCAATGCGGCTATTGCCAGTCGGGCATGCTGATGGCGGCGGCAGACCTGTTGGCAAGGCAACCGGACCCGACCGACGCCGATATCGACGCGGCCATCACCAACCTGTGTCGCTGCGGGACGTACCCGCGCGTGCGCATGGCCATCAAGCGTGCGGCGAAGGCGCTGCGGGAGGGCCGCGCGTGA
- a CDS encoding xanthine dehydrogenase family protein molybdopterin-binding subunit, whose translation MSVDATNVRRGRRRFLLGALGVGGALVVGWGVMPPRSRLGGPDAFPAVSGQIALNGWIKITPEGNVILAMPRVEMGQGIHTALSMLAAEELDIPLERVSIESSPIERLYGNVVAMGDSALPLHPDDAARVWARALHWIMAKGAREIGLIVTGGSSSMADGWQPVREAAATARAALVEAAAREWGVQPTQITVREGQLIGPDGKQMPFSAVARKAREIAPPSNVTLKPAAQYRLVGKPAPRNDIAGKTDGSARFAIDARPPGMVYAAVVMCPVFGGKLKTFQSKAALAMPGVRHVVPFDGSTGGAPGVAVVADHYWQARQALAALEPVWDNGPNATLDSAGIREQLVAALNSDKDGFTYRSTGHGLKAFEKAQGATIVEAEYSAPYLAHAAMEPINCTAQVTKDRVQLWAPTQVATLAQLVAARAAGVSRDQVHINIPLIGGGFGRRLESDFVAQAVTIAVHTEGRPVQVIWSREGDIRHDFYRPQAIARLKARVENGRVTAIASRSVGQSILAGELERLFGMPSPGIDRYTAEGLFDLPYEIEHEHIAHRVVDLPVPIGFWRSVGHSYTAFFLEGFLNDVAAAARIDPLAMRRDLLKAHPRELKVLDIVAQAADWGRPLAPAADGAPRARGLALHNSFGSVVAQVAEVSLEAGRPRVHRVVCAVDCGMVVNPGIVTQQIESAIIFGLSAALYNQIQIKDGRVVQANFPDYPVLKMAETPVIETHLVPSVAEPTGVGEIAVPPIAPAVAHAVAQLTGKPVRQLPMV comes from the coding sequence GTGAGTGTCGACGCGACCAATGTGCGGCGCGGGCGGCGCCGGTTTCTGCTAGGCGCGCTTGGCGTCGGCGGTGCGCTTGTGGTCGGCTGGGGCGTGATGCCGCCGCGCAGCCGGCTGGGCGGTCCTGACGCGTTTCCCGCAGTGTCAGGTCAGATCGCGCTGAATGGCTGGATCAAGATCACGCCGGAAGGCAATGTGATCCTTGCCATGCCGCGTGTCGAGATGGGGCAGGGCATCCACACGGCGCTGTCGATGTTGGCCGCCGAGGAGCTCGATATTCCGCTTGAGCGCGTGAGTATCGAGTCGTCGCCGATCGAGCGTCTCTACGGTAACGTCGTCGCCATGGGCGATAGCGCGCTGCCGTTGCATCCGGACGACGCAGCCAGGGTCTGGGCGCGCGCACTGCACTGGATCATGGCCAAGGGCGCACGCGAGATCGGCCTGATCGTCACCGGCGGCAGCAGCAGCATGGCCGACGGCTGGCAGCCCGTGCGCGAGGCCGCCGCGACGGCGCGCGCTGCGCTGGTGGAAGCGGCCGCGCGCGAATGGGGCGTGCAGCCGACGCAGATCACGGTGCGCGAAGGCCAACTGATTGGCCCCGACGGTAAGCAGATGCCGTTCAGCGCCGTTGCGCGAAAGGCGCGCGAGATTGCGCCGCCATCCAATGTCACGCTCAAGCCGGCTGCGCAATACCGGTTGGTCGGCAAGCCTGCGCCACGCAACGACATCGCCGGCAAGACGGACGGCAGCGCCCGTTTTGCGATCGACGCGAGGCCGCCCGGCATGGTGTACGCGGCCGTGGTCATGTGTCCTGTATTCGGCGGCAAGCTCAAGACGTTCCAGTCGAAAGCGGCGCTTGCCATGCCCGGCGTGCGGCATGTCGTGCCGTTCGATGGCTCGACGGGCGGCGCGCCGGGCGTCGCCGTGGTGGCCGATCATTACTGGCAGGCACGACAAGCACTCGCGGCGCTCGAGCCCGTATGGGACAACGGACCGAATGCCACGCTCGATTCGGCTGGCATCCGTGAGCAACTCGTCGCTGCGCTGAACAGCGACAAGGACGGCTTTACCTATCGCTCCACGGGCCATGGTCTGAAGGCCTTCGAGAAGGCGCAGGGTGCGACCATCGTGGAGGCCGAATACAGCGCGCCGTATCTTGCGCATGCCGCCATGGAGCCAATCAACTGCACGGCGCAGGTGACCAAGGATCGCGTGCAGCTTTGGGCGCCGACGCAGGTGGCCACGCTGGCCCAACTGGTCGCGGCTCGTGCGGCAGGCGTGAGCCGCGATCAGGTACATATCAATATTCCGCTGATCGGCGGCGGCTTCGGGCGGCGGCTCGAATCGGACTTTGTGGCTCAGGCCGTGACGATCGCTGTCCACACCGAGGGGCGCCCTGTGCAGGTGATCTGGTCGCGCGAAGGCGACATCCGACACGACTTCTATCGCCCGCAAGCCATCGCGCGGCTGAAGGCGCGTGTCGAGAACGGCAGGGTGACGGCCATCGCGTCGCGCAGTGTCGGCCAGTCGATCCTGGCCGGCGAACTGGAGCGCCTGTTCGGCATGCCGTCGCCCGGTATTGATCGCTACACGGCGGAAGGTTTGTTCGACCTGCCATACGAGATCGAGCACGAACACATTGCGCATCGGGTGGTCGACTTGCCGGTGCCGATCGGCTTCTGGCGCAGCGTCGGCCACTCCTATACGGCATTCTTCCTCGAAGGCTTTCTGAACGACGTGGCAGCTGCGGCGAGGATCGATCCGCTGGCGATGCGGCGCGATCTGCTCAAGGCGCATCCACGCGAGCTGAAGGTGCTCGACATCGTGGCGCAAGCGGCCGACTGGGGCCGGCCGCTTGCGCCGGCAGCCGACGGTGCGCCGCGTGCGCGCGGATTGGCGCTGCACAATTCGTTCGGATCGGTGGTGGCACAGGTCGCGGAAGTGTCGCTCGAGGCGGGCAGGCCGCGCGTGCATCGCGTCGTTTGCGCGGTGGACTGCGGAATGGTCGTCAATCCGGGCATCGTCACGCAGCAAATCGAAAGCGCGATCATCTTCGGCTTGAGCGCGGCGCTGTACAACCAGATTCAGATCAAGGACGGACGGGTCGTGCAGGCCAACTTCCCCGATTACCCGGTGCTGAAAATGGCCGAGACGCCGGTGATCGAAACGCACCTCGTGCCGAGCGTGGCAGAACCGACCGGAGTCGGTGAAATTGCCGTGCCTCCGATCGCGCCGGCTGTCGCACATGCCGTTGCGCAACTCACCGGCAAGCCGGTGCGGCAGTTGCCGATGGTGTAG
- a CDS encoding AraC family transcriptional regulator — translation MDTMLPLPNERLYAPYKIGAIVRVLEEQGIAPEASLKGSGVTIDDLGNAFARTSVSQYLIVCENAMALSRTPSIAFEVGARLHLSAYGIYGYALMSCTSLREYFRLAVKYRRLTTPSVAIEFVEKPDAVSCRFPDIFVANPPPRLRQFLIEQQASVTVTHVQEAAGGRCPPLEARFSYSAPAHADIYPTYLGCPCYFDQPECELVYDNTMLDRTPQMAHTLTSVLVQEMCDKLLGQAMEGNGLSRNVYRVLMSKPGEFPSADEVARMLNMTGRTLRRRLQDEGTSFQAIVDDVRCSLAREYLKDTRMNTSDIAMLLGFSDGANFRRALKRWTGKTVNDLRR, via the coding sequence ATGGACACCATGCTTCCGCTACCCAACGAGCGCCTCTACGCGCCCTACAAGATCGGTGCGATCGTTCGTGTGCTCGAAGAACAAGGCATTGCGCCGGAGGCGTCCCTGAAAGGCAGCGGGGTGACGATCGACGATCTCGGCAATGCCTTTGCGCGGACATCGGTAAGCCAGTATCTGATCGTCTGCGAAAACGCGATGGCGCTGTCGCGCACGCCTTCGATCGCCTTCGAGGTCGGGGCGCGCCTGCACCTCTCGGCGTACGGGATCTACGGATATGCGCTGATGTCATGCACCTCGCTACGCGAGTACTTTCGCCTCGCGGTCAAATACCGGCGCCTGACCACACCGTCCGTCGCAATCGAGTTCGTGGAAAAACCTGACGCCGTGTCCTGCAGGTTTCCCGATATCTTCGTCGCGAACCCGCCGCCCCGCTTGCGGCAGTTCCTGATCGAGCAACAGGCAAGCGTGACCGTCACGCACGTACAAGAGGCTGCCGGCGGTCGTTGTCCGCCGCTGGAAGCGCGCTTCTCCTATTCGGCGCCTGCCCACGCCGACATCTATCCGACCTATCTCGGTTGCCCCTGCTACTTCGACCAGCCGGAATGCGAGCTCGTCTACGACAACACCATGCTCGACCGGACCCCTCAAATGGCCCATACGCTCACGTCCGTCCTGGTACAGGAGATGTGCGATAAGTTGCTCGGGCAGGCCATGGAGGGCAACGGACTTTCGCGGAACGTCTACCGGGTCCTGATGAGCAAGCCCGGCGAGTTCCCGAGCGCGGATGAGGTTGCACGCATGCTGAACATGACGGGCCGAACGTTGCGGCGGCGGCTGCAGGACGAAGGCACGTCGTTCCAGGCAATCGTCGACGACGTGCGGTGTTCGCTGGCACGCGAGTATCTGAAGGACACGCGCATGAACACGAGCGATATTGCGATGCTCCTCGGCTTCAGCGACGGCGCAAATTTCCGCCGCGCGCTGAAACGATGGACCGGCAAAACCGTGAATGACCTGCGCCGATGA
- a CDS encoding TIGR00366 family protein, with protein MTGMDVSQPRISDYHFRHKHVAREAGDASKRNGRRHMAQFGNEEIGRAPHGPRDASGKRSLSERFTEWSLNWVPDSMVFVVALTVVVFLLALGLTLHGPMELLDDYAKGFWVLLTFAMQLTVMMITGFVVADSKPVKSTLIRIVGIPRTARSTLIMFCLIVGIVAWLHWAAGLMVAIIMGKEIAVRKRGIGLHYPVLVASAYAMMMLMANGPSQSAPLLAATAGNFLEKSIGGLIPLTQTALSPFLLVFVLFELLTIPFIFVWLTPRKESAVDITDEIYQEFAQAPPADNTRRSDLRPAERWERSRLPLSIVGVGILFWIANFVATHGVGKIDLNVINFALFGIGMVLHGSARSFVASVKQGVGTTSGVIIQFPLYAGIFGLIVHSGLSEVITHWFLSISTPRTYAWIVVIYTTIMDFFVPSGGSKFAIEAPYIIAAGQKLGIPVAHVINAYSTGGQLANLIQPFWALPFITAFRVRFQDILPYTFVIFIYAIVLASIAFLVLPAGL; from the coding sequence ATGACCGGAATGGACGTTTCTCAACCGAGAATATCTGACTACCATTTTCGGCACAAGCACGTCGCCCGAGAGGCGGGCGATGCGTCAAAAAGGAATGGAAGGAGACACATGGCTCAGTTCGGAAATGAGGAGATCGGCCGTGCGCCGCACGGCCCCAGGGACGCGTCCGGCAAGCGAAGCCTGTCCGAGCGGTTCACGGAATGGAGCCTGAACTGGGTTCCCGATTCGATGGTGTTCGTCGTCGCGTTGACGGTCGTCGTATTCCTGCTCGCGCTCGGATTGACGCTGCACGGGCCGATGGAACTGCTCGACGACTATGCGAAGGGCTTCTGGGTCTTGCTGACGTTCGCGATGCAGCTGACCGTGATGATGATCACGGGCTTTGTCGTGGCCGACTCGAAGCCGGTGAAATCGACGCTGATCCGCATCGTCGGCATCCCGCGGACCGCACGGTCGACGTTGATCATGTTCTGCCTGATCGTCGGCATCGTCGCGTGGCTGCACTGGGCCGCCGGCCTCATGGTCGCGATCATCATGGGCAAGGAGATTGCGGTCCGCAAACGCGGTATCGGCCTCCATTATCCGGTCCTGGTCGCGTCGGCCTACGCAATGATGATGCTCATGGCGAACGGTCCGTCGCAGTCGGCGCCGTTGCTGGCTGCCACGGCGGGCAATTTTCTCGAGAAGTCCATAGGCGGCCTGATCCCGCTGACACAGACGGCCTTGTCGCCTTTTCTTCTCGTGTTCGTGCTGTTCGAACTGCTGACAATCCCGTTCATCTTCGTGTGGCTGACGCCCAGGAAGGAAAGCGCCGTCGACATCACCGACGAAATTTACCAAGAGTTTGCGCAGGCGCCACCGGCCGACAACACGAGACGGAGCGATCTGCGTCCGGCCGAGAGGTGGGAGCGTTCGCGGCTTCCGCTCTCGATCGTCGGCGTCGGCATTTTGTTCTGGATTGCGAATTTCGTGGCCACGCACGGCGTCGGCAAGATCGATCTGAACGTGATCAATTTTGCGCTGTTCGGGATCGGCATGGTGCTGCATGGGTCGGCACGCAGCTTCGTCGCGTCGGTGAAGCAGGGTGTCGGCACGACCTCCGGCGTGATTATTCAGTTTCCGCTGTATGCCGGCATTTTCGGGCTGATCGTCCATTCCGGACTGTCTGAAGTCATCACGCACTGGTTCCTGTCGATTTCGACGCCGCGCACCTACGCGTGGATCGTCGTGATCTACACGACCATCATGGACTTTTTCGTGCCCTCGGGCGGCTCCAAGTTTGCGATCGAGGCGCCGTACATCATTGCGGCCGGCCAGAAGCTCGGTATTCCCGTTGCCCACGTCATCAACGCGTACAGCACGGGCGGTCAGCTTGCGAACCTGATCCAGCCATTCTGGGCGCTGCCGTTCATTACGGCTTTTAGAGTCCGCTTCCAGGACATCCTTCCTTACACCTTCGTGATTTTCATCTATGCCATCGTGCTCGCGAGCATTGCGTTTCTCGTGTTGCCGGCCGGGCTGTGA